A genomic stretch from Bifidobacterium sp. ESL0769 includes:
- a CDS encoding response regulator transcription factor — protein sequence MSRESTVINLMIVDDQEIVRAGIESILEDEDDFRILFSTESPNKALESQVLPQIDVALVDSRMPEMSGSELIAGLRESAPHIHSIMLTAFDEDDNLVSSIRAGATGHLLKDASADEIIDAIRRVAAGGQAFGEAETGRLVGLVAAQKNDSTEKAGSPRGEKRSENEKSDCQTDMSLPSLGESDEFDELSEENQQIAAMAASGKTNREIATAVCMSTGTVRNHLSTIFSLLGVRNRTELAVLLHG from the coding sequence ATGTCCCGTGAATCGACGGTCATCAATCTGATGATCGTCGACGACCAGGAGATTGTCCGTGCCGGCATCGAATCGATTCTTGAAGATGAGGATGATTTCAGGATTCTTTTCAGCACGGAAAGTCCGAACAAGGCGCTTGAAAGTCAGGTGCTTCCGCAGATCGACGTGGCATTGGTCGATTCGCGCATGCCGGAAATGTCAGGTTCCGAGCTTATTGCAGGATTACGGGAATCGGCCCCGCACATTCACAGCATCATGCTGACCGCCTTTGATGAGGATGATAATCTGGTCTCCAGCATCAGGGCCGGAGCCACCGGGCATTTGCTCAAGGACGCCTCAGCCGATGAAATCATCGACGCGATCCGTCGCGTGGCAGCCGGCGGACAGGCATTCGGCGAGGCCGAAACAGGACGTCTGGTCGGTTTGGTTGCGGCACAAAAGAACGATAGCACTGAAAAGGCTGGAAGTCCTAGAGGCGAAAAACGGTCTGAGAATGAAAAATCCGACTGCCAAACCGACATGAGTTTGCCTTCGCTTGGCGAGTCCGATGAATTTGACGAACTCAGCGAAGAGAATCAGCAAATCGCCGCCATGGCCGCTTCAGGCAAGACCAATCGTGAGATTGCCACCGCCGTCTGTATGTCGACCGGAACGGTCCGTAACCATCTGAGCACGATTTTCTCGCTTTTGGGAGTCCGCAACCGCACGGAACTGGCGGTATTGCTCCATGGCTGA
- the leuS gene encoding leucine--tRNA ligase codes for MSENEQGADSSANISSVPAYRYNAKMAQGIEEKWQKTWDEKGTFWAANVKGDLTDGKGKHADGRTPYFAMDMFPYPSGKGLHVGHPLGYLATDVVSRYHRMKGENVLHAMGYDAFGLPAEQYAVQTGQHPRVTTEANITNMRRQLHRMGLSFDNRRTFATIDPGYMRWTQWIFSRIYDAWYDPDFVRPDGGKGSARHIDTLIDQFKSGKRAIPGFEDSGKSWNELTEAEQADVLNDFRLAYISKSPVNWCPGLGTVLANEEVTAEGKSERGNFPVFQRELRQWSMRITAYGHRLIEDLDIIDWPQKVKLMQRNWIGESHGASVHFKVETPNGERDMEVYTTRPDTLFGTTFAVVSPEHDLLADAPAAWPENTPESWKGGYDTPAEGIKAYRLTAESKTAQDRVDEGGEKTGLFTGLYAINPITGDKLPLFTADYVLMDYGTGAIMAVPGGDQRDYDFAMKFGLPVIYTVKPLPDSGDDLSNYEGKAPFVSHDGIVINSSTEHTQAKGDALDLNGLRVNDAIEKVTKWLESAGAGEGTVSYRLRDWLFSRQRYWGEPFPIVYGEDGVPHLLPDSMLPINLPDVPDYSPKTFDPEDAESNPEAPLSRNPDWVKVTLDLGDGPKTYYRDTNTMPNWAGSCWYYMRYIDPSDTKHMVDPEEYEYWMGPNHNKESGKTGGVDLYVGGVEHAVLHLLYSRFWHKILFDLGYVDTPEPFYKLFNQGMIQAYAYTDDRGQYVPAAEVEEGPADKSGEPTFTWHGQHANREFGKMGKSLKNIITPDDMYARYGADTFRLYEMSMGPLDESRPWNDRNVVGGMRFLQRLWRNVIDENTGEVTVSDVEPDAKTLKLLNNTIAAVTEEMEHMRPNTSIAKLIVLNNHLTGLKAVPRAAVEPLILMLSPIAPHICEELWAKLGHEDSLAHEPWPKADERYVGEDTVTAVVQIKGKVRAKLEVSPSIDPDELKDMALKAVADRLGGKEPRKVIVKAPKIVSIVPAE; via the coding sequence ATGAGCGAGAATGAACAAGGCGCGGATTCGAGCGCCAATATTTCAAGTGTTCCGGCATACCGTTACAACGCCAAGATGGCGCAGGGTATCGAGGAAAAATGGCAGAAAACGTGGGATGAGAAGGGCACCTTCTGGGCCGCGAATGTCAAGGGTGATCTGACCGACGGCAAGGGCAAGCACGCCGACGGACGCACCCCGTACTTCGCGATGGACATGTTCCCGTATCCTTCAGGCAAGGGCCTGCACGTGGGCCATCCGCTGGGTTATCTGGCCACCGATGTGGTCAGCCGTTATCACCGCATGAAGGGTGAGAACGTGCTGCACGCCATGGGTTACGACGCCTTCGGCCTTCCCGCCGAGCAATACGCCGTGCAGACCGGCCAGCACCCGCGCGTCACCACCGAGGCCAACATCACCAACATGCGCCGTCAGCTGCATCGCATGGGCCTGAGCTTCGACAACCGCCGCACCTTCGCCACCATCGACCCCGGCTATATGCGATGGACGCAGTGGATTTTCTCGCGTATCTATGACGCTTGGTACGACCCTGATTTTGTGCGCCCAGACGGCGGCAAGGGTTCCGCACGCCACATCGACACGCTGATCGACCAGTTCAAGAGCGGTAAGCGCGCCATTCCCGGTTTCGAGGATTCGGGGAAATCATGGAACGAACTGACTGAAGCCGAACAGGCCGATGTGCTGAACGATTTCCGTCTGGCCTATATCTCCAAGTCGCCGGTCAACTGGTGCCCAGGCCTCGGCACGGTGCTCGCCAACGAGGAAGTCACCGCCGAAGGCAAGTCCGAACGCGGCAACTTCCCGGTCTTCCAACGCGAGCTGCGCCAGTGGTCCATGCGCATCACCGCCTATGGCCACCGTCTGATTGAGGATCTCGACATCATCGACTGGCCGCAGAAGGTCAAGCTGATGCAGCGCAACTGGATTGGCGAATCCCACGGCGCTTCGGTACATTTCAAGGTCGAAACCCCCAACGGCGAACGGGACATGGAAGTCTACACAACCCGTCCCGATACGCTCTTCGGCACCACCTTCGCTGTGGTCTCGCCGGAGCATGACTTGCTGGCTGATGCTCCCGCCGCATGGCCGGAAAACACCCCGGAAAGCTGGAAAGGCGGCTATGACACGCCGGCCGAAGGCATCAAGGCCTATCGACTCACGGCCGAATCCAAGACCGCGCAGGATCGTGTCGACGAGGGCGGTGAGAAGACCGGTCTCTTCACCGGCCTCTATGCCATCAACCCCATCACCGGTGACAAGCTGCCACTCTTCACCGCAGATTATGTTCTGATGGATTACGGTACCGGCGCCATCATGGCGGTGCCAGGCGGCGATCAGCGCGATTACGATTTCGCCATGAAGTTCGGCCTGCCGGTTATCTACACCGTCAAGCCGTTGCCGGACTCCGGCGATGACCTCTCGAACTACGAGGGCAAGGCACCGTTCGTCTCGCACGACGGCATCGTCATCAATTCCTCCACTGAGCATACGCAGGCCAAAGGCGACGCGCTTGATTTGAACGGTTTGCGCGTCAACGACGCCATCGAAAAGGTCACGAAGTGGCTTGAATCCGCTGGTGCCGGCGAAGGTACGGTCAGCTACCGTCTGCGTGACTGGCTCTTCTCTCGCCAGCGCTATTGGGGCGAGCCCTTCCCAATTGTTTACGGCGAGGACGGCGTGCCGCACCTGCTGCCGGATTCCATGCTGCCGATCAATCTGCCCGACGTTCCGGACTACAGCCCCAAGACCTTCGACCCTGAGGACGCCGAGAGCAACCCCGAGGCGCCGCTGAGCCGCAACCCGGACTGGGTCAAGGTCACGCTCGATTTGGGCGACGGCCCCAAGACCTACTACCGTGACACCAACACCATGCCCAACTGGGCCGGTTCCTGCTGGTATTACATGCGCTACATCGACCCGAGCGACACCAAGCACATGGTCGATCCAGAGGAATACGAATACTGGATGGGCCCGAACCACAACAAGGAATCGGGCAAGACCGGCGGTGTCGACCTTTACGTCGGTGGCGTCGAGCACGCGGTGCTGCACCTGCTCTACTCGCGCTTCTGGCACAAGATCCTCTTCGACCTGGGCTACGTCGACACTCCGGAACCGTTCTACAAGCTCTTCAACCAGGGCATGATTCAGGCCTACGCCTACACCGACGACCGCGGCCAGTACGTGCCTGCCGCCGAAGTGGAGGAGGGGCCGGCCGACAAGTCCGGCGAACCCACGTTCACCTGGCACGGCCAGCACGCCAACCGCGAATTCGGCAAGATGGGCAAGAGCCTCAAGAACATCATCACCCCCGACGACATGTACGCGCGCTACGGCGCCGACACGTTCCGTCTCTACGAGATGAGCATGGGCCCGCTCGACGAGTCCCGCCCTTGGAACGACCGTAACGTCGTGGGTGGCATGCGATTCCTGCAGCGTCTCTGGCGTAACGTCATCGATGAAAACACCGGCGAGGTCACCGTTTCCGACGTCGAGCCCGACGCCAAGACCCTGAAGCTCTTGAACAACACTATCGCTGCGGTGACCGAGGAAATGGAGCACATGCGCCCCAATACCTCCATCGCCAAGCTCATCGTCTTGAACAACCATCTGACCGGCTTGAAGGCCGTGCCACGTGCCGCAGTGGAACCGTTGATTCTCATGCTTTCGCCGATTGCCCCGCACATCTGCGAGGAACTCTGGGCCAAGCTCGGCCATGAAGATTCCTTGGCGCACGAACCGTGGCCGAAAGCTGACGAACGTTACGTCGGCGAAGACACTGTCACCGCCGTGGTGCAGATCAAGGGCAAGGTTCGTGCCAAGCTCGAGGTCAGCCCCTCGATCGACCCCGACGAGCTCAAGGACATGGCTTTGAAGGCCGTTGCCGACCGTCTGGGCGGCAAGGAACCGCGCAAGGTCATCGTCAAGGCACCGAAGATTGTCTCCATCGTTCCGGCCGAATAG
- a CDS encoding transporter substrate-binding domain-containing protein, with translation MRLSRLKSAFPLGKRSTNRHFKSVLALACGFGLLFSASACGPTQTPPSANVPEGPTIAIAVANDEPGLALDHEGKYSGFDIEVAHYVAQKLGYAHKQIIFKPVNVSSAMTALEESKADMFVSALPAVITSNTGRQFGTSKPYLTDPLGLLVPTRLQHDFTDISSLKDQNICTVKGTADGSALASAIPAVKIQERDTYPQCLTALLVGETNAVAADAAILHGLASSVVEHDVTVLGDGDSSSSAPLVNALAQVSPVPHAVMIRPSDGELTNKINTILTDMVKDGTWQKAAKAMYKDIGYTPDPTLNRPSQK, from the coding sequence ATGCGATTGTCAAGATTGAAATCGGCTTTTCCTCTTGGTAAAAGAAGTACGAACCGGCATTTCAAGTCGGTGCTCGCTTTGGCGTGTGGTTTTGGCCTGTTGTTCTCGGCCTCGGCGTGCGGCCCGACCCAAACCCCGCCTTCCGCCAACGTTCCCGAAGGCCCAACCATTGCGATTGCCGTGGCGAACGACGAGCCCGGGCTTGCCCTTGACCATGAGGGCAAATATTCCGGTTTCGATATCGAAGTGGCCCATTACGTGGCCCAAAAACTCGGCTATGCGCACAAGCAAATAATTTTCAAGCCGGTCAATGTTTCTTCGGCCATGACCGCTTTGGAGGAATCGAAAGCCGATATGTTCGTCTCGGCCCTGCCTGCTGTCATCACGTCCAATACCGGTCGACAATTCGGAACATCCAAGCCCTATCTCACCGACCCGTTGGGGCTTTTGGTGCCGACACGTCTGCAACATGATTTCACTGATATCTCGTCATTGAAGGATCAGAATATCTGCACGGTCAAGGGGACGGCCGACGGAAGCGCATTGGCCTCTGCGATTCCTGCCGTGAAGATCCAGGAACGTGACACCTACCCGCAATGCCTCACCGCGCTGCTGGTCGGCGAAACGAACGCCGTCGCCGCCGATGCCGCCATTCTGCACGGGCTTGCTTCCAGCGTCGTCGAGCACGATGTCACCGTTCTGGGCGATGGGGATTCGTCTTCATCCGCCCCGCTTGTCAACGCGCTCGCGCAGGTTTCTCCGGTTCCGCACGCCGTCATGATCCGCCCGTCCGACGGCGAACTCACCAACAAAATCAACACCATCCTTACCGATATGGTCAAGGACGGCACATGGCAGAAGGCCGCCAAGGCCATGTATAAGGACATCGGCTATACTCCCGACCCGACGCTGAACCGTCCGTCTCAAAAGTGA
- a CDS encoding magnesium transporter CorA family protein: protein MLRMFNTINGQVEQINKLENGSWICLSNPTDVELATVSSQTGVDLADLRAPLDDEERSRVDSEDDYTMIIVDIPTVEQRDGRDHYETIPLAIIVAAHTIITVCMQDTPVLHPFMEGTIRGFNTYMKTRFVLQILYRNATMYLRYLRIIDRSSDNLELKLQHSMQNREILQLLELSKTLVYFTTSLKSNEIVMEKLRVTEKLNSLTHIKQYPEDEDLLDDVITENKQAIEMANIYSGVLANMTDASASIVSNNLNNVMRIFTIISIVLSIPTLIFSMYGMNFQDGMFGMPFTNSRWGFFIVIAISMVITGLVAWWLTRSKLFK, encoded by the coding sequence ATGTTGAGGATGTTCAATACGATCAACGGGCAGGTCGAGCAGATAAACAAGCTGGAAAACGGCTCATGGATCTGTTTATCCAACCCCACTGACGTCGAACTCGCCACTGTTTCCTCTCAAACCGGCGTCGATTTGGCCGACCTGCGTGCACCTTTGGATGACGAGGAACGTTCACGCGTCGATTCCGAAGACGATTACACCATGATTATCGTCGACATTCCCACCGTCGAACAACGCGACGGACGCGACCATTACGAGACCATCCCTCTGGCCATCATTGTCGCCGCACATACGATTATCACGGTTTGTATGCAGGATACTCCAGTGCTCCATCCCTTCATGGAAGGCACTATCCGCGGATTCAACACCTATATGAAAACCCGATTTGTATTGCAAATCCTTTATCGTAACGCCACGATGTACCTGCGTTATCTGCGCATCATCGACCGCAGTTCCGACAACCTCGAACTGAAGCTTCAGCACTCGATGCAGAACCGCGAAATCCTGCAGCTTCTAGAACTTTCGAAGACCTTGGTCTATTTCACCACCAGCCTCAAGTCCAACGAAATCGTGATGGAAAAGCTGCGCGTGACCGAAAAACTCAACTCGCTGACACATATCAAGCAGTATCCGGAGGACGAGGACCTCTTGGACGACGTCATCACCGAAAACAAGCAGGCCATCGAGATGGCGAACATCTACAGCGGCGTTCTTGCCAATATGACCGATGCCTCCGCCTCAATCGTCTCCAACAACCTCAACAACGTAATGAGGATCTTCACCATCATCTCCATCGTTCTGTCGATTCCGACGCTGATCTTCTCCATGTACGGCATGAACTTCCAGGACGGCATGTTCGGCATGCCGTTCACCAATTCGCGCTGGGGCTTCTTCATCGTCATCGCCATTTCCATGGTCATCACCGGTCTTGTGGCATGGTGGCTGACACGATCCAAGCTTTTTAAGTAG
- a CDS encoding histidine phosphatase family protein, translating into MIDEVVLLRHGRTSYNVVHRLQGQIDVPLDIIGQWQVDQTGLELARRYYWAKVNNVAGNPDLLPQPGPGAAKQSDISEYQKVPAGKRRMKVISSDLFRASQTAHAFADLLGLPVTLDKRLRERSFGQWEGKTRPEIRAIDAEAYRSWRAHEGGEAKYGVETRTQVGARGAKAVLELLDENSQDDTPTTLMLVSHGSFIAATVETLLNMDPEIDELGNIPNAYWSTLNPRRQADGSYDWTLAEYNCGPAISTIADWSNGPQELRYEGMTLMTPLPVTDTV; encoded by the coding sequence ATGATTGACGAAGTCGTTTTGTTGCGTCACGGAAGGACGTCCTATAACGTCGTCCACCGCTTGCAGGGCCAGATTGATGTCCCGCTTGACATCATTGGCCAATGGCAAGTCGACCAGACCGGTCTTGAGTTGGCCAGGCGCTACTACTGGGCCAAAGTTAACAACGTTGCCGGCAATCCAGACCTGTTGCCGCAACCCGGCCCGGGAGCTGCGAAACAGAGCGATATCAGCGAATACCAGAAGGTACCTGCAGGCAAACGCAGGATGAAGGTGATTTCCAGTGACCTCTTTCGTGCCTCTCAAACGGCCCACGCTTTCGCTGATCTTCTCGGGCTGCCGGTCACACTCGACAAGCGGCTTCGTGAACGTAGCTTTGGTCAGTGGGAAGGCAAGACACGCCCGGAAATCAGGGCGATAGATGCCGAAGCCTATCGTTCCTGGCGCGCGCACGAGGGTGGCGAGGCCAAGTACGGCGTCGAAACGCGGACCCAAGTCGGTGCCAGGGGAGCAAAAGCCGTGCTGGAATTGCTTGATGAGAATTCGCAGGACGACACCCCGACTACGTTGATGCTGGTGAGCCACGGCTCCTTCATCGCTGCGACGGTCGAGACGTTGCTCAATATGGACCCGGAAATCGACGAGCTCGGCAACATTCCCAACGCCTATTGGTCCACACTCAACCCGAGGCGCCAGGCAGACGGAAGCTACGATTGGACGCTTGCCGAATACAACTGCGGCCCAGCCATCTCGACAATCGCCGACTGGTCGAACGGTCCTCAGGAGCTTCGTTATGAAGGTATGACATTGATGACTCCGCTGCCCGTCACCGATACCGTCTGA
- a CDS encoding YdcF family protein, giving the protein MTDWWQTALLYGPAVFFGLLLVVSVIREPRRFRNALWLALFALCLSSALMLDFWRDWAFIPIVLVAVLTPVIVVGFLLINTVIVVHHEGCSLSTVLPALFALVMMVCVAVYPLTLYFNAPRLGKGIGLLIALEGLWFFFTFAALLLYSTIYRIFPRRRKYDYIIILGAGLQGTKPTPLLRGRIDKAVDLWNRQKRHGLFIVSGGQGADEEISESEAMKRYLVEERGVPADSVIKEDRSTTTLENLRNSKVIMDERCGLGHCVSPRNVSAINDQETSSSHSISLSSSASSSSSSQVRRPGRVKRMQSRMSCPYRVAVVTSDYHVFRASEYAREMGLKSDGIGSHTKSYYWPTAFIREFIAISKAHFWPYPAIAVLWIVWMIFVR; this is encoded by the coding sequence GTGACTGATTGGTGGCAGACAGCGCTCTTATACGGTCCTGCCGTATTCTTCGGTTTGTTGCTCGTCGTCTCCGTCATCCGTGAACCACGACGTTTCCGCAACGCTTTGTGGCTTGCCTTGTTCGCGCTGTGCCTTTCGAGTGCACTTATGCTGGATTTCTGGCGGGATTGGGCGTTTATCCCGATCGTACTGGTGGCCGTGTTGACGCCGGTGATTGTCGTCGGATTCCTGCTGATCAACACGGTCATCGTCGTCCATCATGAAGGGTGCTCGCTTTCTACCGTTCTTCCCGCTTTGTTCGCGCTCGTCATGATGGTTTGCGTTGCGGTCTATCCTCTGACCTTGTATTTCAACGCTCCTCGATTGGGTAAGGGCATCGGCCTCCTGATTGCGCTGGAAGGCTTATGGTTCTTCTTCACATTCGCGGCGCTGCTGCTTTATTCCACCATCTACCGAATTTTCCCAAGACGTCGGAAATACGATTACATCATCATTCTCGGTGCTGGATTGCAGGGCACCAAGCCGACTCCGTTGCTGCGCGGACGAATCGACAAGGCAGTGGATCTGTGGAACCGGCAGAAAAGGCATGGCCTGTTCATCGTTTCAGGCGGACAGGGAGCCGATGAGGAAATCAGCGAGTCCGAGGCAATGAAACGCTACCTGGTAGAGGAACGGGGAGTGCCCGCCGACAGCGTCATTAAAGAAGACCGGTCCACCACCACGCTCGAGAATCTGCGCAATTCCAAAGTGATTATGGACGAACGTTGCGGTTTGGGCCATTGTGTGTCGCCTCGTAACGTTTCCGCAATAAATGATCAAGAAACATCTTCATCGCATTCTATATCGTTGTCATCTTCTGCATCATCCTCATCGTCTTCGCAGGTTCGCAGGCCAGGGCGAGTCAAGCGAATGCAAAGCCGCATGTCGTGCCCCTATCGCGTCGCCGTGGTGACCAGCGATTACCACGTGTTCCGCGCCAGCGAATACGCCCGCGAAATGGGGCTCAAATCCGACGGCATCGGCAGCCATACCAAAAGCTATTACTGGCCGACGGCCTTCATCCGTGAGTTCATCGCCATCAGTAAGGCCCATTTCTGGCCGTATCCGGCCATAGCCGTGCTGTGGATCGTGTGGATGATCTTTGTCAGATAG
- a CDS encoding carboxypeptidase codes for MSEEALSAQTDAKQNTSAEKPAEPKLRPTGEHTTSHTMELNGETIHYQATVGTITIDTKEVKPAASDFYAAFELTDETGKTDTTRPVTFIFNGGPGSSSTFLMMGSLGPKRIDIPDAAPVPAAPYGLKDNPYTMLPYSDIVFIDAPGAGFSQIAEKAKKELYSVDGDVKGFSAFIRAYLTRFHRWNSPKYVLGESYGTTRGAALSYRLQQDGVALNGLVLISNILDYAYTFDTSDQFYIGYFPTFATVAHYHGKAGQDVDIATHLNTAREFANGPLRAALAQGDAIDETTKRSVAKRYAELTGLDEQYVYESDLRVVDMRFRKELLRHNSGENTGMIVGRYDGRSKGYDLDRTAQEETFVVDDSFLDPAYSCVANAYLRDELGWDGTEERRGFADFDWDSMEPGKGWTWWHTLPEGAKTSWGPHIPFPTVTPDLAAAIAHEPTLKVMIGNGIYDLCTPFNQTEYDIDHMSLPKPLRGNVAFTYYPAGHMLYTAPESIKKFAGDLSRFYASDVAGLADINERKI; via the coding sequence ATGAGCGAGGAAGCGTTGTCGGCGCAAACCGATGCCAAGCAGAATACGTCAGCCGAGAAGCCGGCGGAGCCGAAACTTCGGCCGACCGGTGAACACACGACAAGCCACACGATGGAGCTCAACGGCGAAACGATTCATTATCAGGCAACCGTCGGCACCATCACTATCGACACCAAAGAAGTGAAGCCCGCGGCCAGCGATTTCTATGCGGCCTTCGAACTGACTGATGAAACCGGCAAAACAGACACCACGCGTCCGGTCACGTTCATCTTCAACGGCGGCCCGGGCTCGTCCTCGACGTTCCTGATGATGGGTTCGCTCGGCCCGAAGCGTATCGACATCCCCGATGCGGCGCCGGTTCCCGCTGCGCCTTATGGCCTCAAAGACAATCCATACACGATGCTGCCGTATTCCGACATCGTCTTCATCGACGCCCCGGGAGCCGGGTTCTCGCAAATTGCCGAAAAAGCCAAGAAGGAGCTCTACTCCGTCGATGGCGATGTCAAAGGCTTCAGCGCGTTCATCCGCGCCTATCTGACCCGCTTCCACCGCTGGAACTCGCCGAAATATGTGCTGGGTGAATCCTACGGCACCACGCGCGGGGCGGCGTTGTCGTACCGGCTTCAGCAAGACGGGGTCGCTCTCAATGGTTTGGTTTTGATTTCCAACATCTTGGATTATGCCTATACATTCGACACCTCCGACCAGTTCTACATCGGCTATTTCCCGACGTTCGCCACGGTCGCCCATTACCATGGCAAGGCCGGTCAGGACGTCGACATCGCCACGCATCTGAATACCGCGCGCGAATTCGCCAACGGGCCGCTGCGCGCCGCCTTGGCTCAAGGCGATGCCATCGATGAGACCACCAAGCGCAGCGTCGCCAAGCGTTACGCCGAATTGACCGGGCTCGATGAGCAGTACGTCTACGAATCCGACCTGCGTGTGGTCGACATGCGCTTCCGCAAGGAACTGCTGCGCCACAACAGCGGTGAGAACACCGGCATGATTGTCGGCCGCTATGACGGGCGTTCGAAAGGCTACGACCTCGACCGTACCGCACAGGAAGAGACCTTCGTGGTCGATGACAGCTTCCTCGACCCCGCTTATTCCTGCGTCGCCAACGCCTATCTGCGTGACGAACTCGGCTGGGACGGCACGGAGGAGCGCCGTGGCTTCGCCGATTTCGACTGGGATTCCATGGAGCCGGGCAAAGGCTGGACCTGGTGGCACACGCTACCGGAAGGCGCCAAGACGTCGTGGGGCCCGCACATCCCGTTCCCGACGGTCACGCCGGACCTCGCCGCCGCCATCGCCCATGAACCGACGCTTAAAGTCATGATCGGCAACGGCATCTACGATCTGTGCACGCCGTTCAACCAGACCGAATACGACATCGACCACATGTCCCTGCCCAAGCCGTTGCGCGGCAACGTGGCCTTCACCTACTATCCGGCCGGCCACATGCTCTATACAGCCCCGGAAAGCATCAAGAAGTTCGCCGGGGATTTGTCGCGCTTCTACGCCAGCGATGTCGCCGGACTGGCCGACATCAACGAACGCAAGATCTGA
- a CDS encoding DMT family transporter, with product MLLCCAALWGGSYLVSKIAMAAITPQWLMAMRTGGACLIMLLLFHKSLIPALKKSMLVPALIVGATYWGTMVLQTKGLLTIDPGRSAFLTASYCVLTPFAAWFATKNRPHNINIIAGVICLIGVGLVALKPGSLTLSLSLGDILTLSCAVVFSFNLTYLGIYSKKFNALAVTFVQFAVAFVLFLIGALLTEPMPNASWLEPKIVISFLYLFIGATTLAQIMQNIGLAHVSAPSASVVMCTESLFSEMFSILFWGTTLRFTTLIGFALIFLAVLMSIVRRSTIVNLFRRVEDWVHDHRKK from the coding sequence ATGCTGCTGTGTTGCGCAGCGCTCTGGGGCGGTAGCTATCTGGTCTCCAAGATCGCAATGGCGGCGATAACCCCGCAATGGTTGATGGCCATGCGTACCGGCGGTGCGTGCCTCATCATGTTGCTGCTGTTCCATAAAAGCCTTATCCCCGCGCTCAAAAAATCGATGCTTGTTCCGGCCCTTATCGTAGGAGCCACCTATTGGGGCACGATGGTTCTGCAGACCAAAGGCCTCTTGACGATCGACCCAGGCCGCAGCGCGTTTCTCACCGCTTCGTATTGTGTGCTCACACCGTTCGCGGCATGGTTCGCCACGAAGAACAGGCCGCATAACATCAATATCATCGCTGGAGTGATCTGCCTGATCGGTGTCGGTTTAGTCGCGCTTAAGCCGGGCAGTCTCACGCTTTCGCTCTCCTTGGGCGATATCCTCACCCTCAGTTGCGCCGTGGTGTTCTCCTTCAACCTCACTTATCTCGGTATCTATTCGAAGAAATTCAACGCCCTCGCTGTCACTTTCGTCCAATTCGCCGTCGCGTTCGTGCTCTTCCTCATTGGTGCGTTGTTGACCGAACCCATGCCGAACGCCTCGTGGCTGGAACCGAAAATCGTCATCAGCTTCCTCTATCTCTTTATCGGCGCCACGACACTTGCGCAAATCATGCAGAACATAGGCCTCGCTCACGTTTCCGCACCCTCGGCCTCGGTGGTGATGTGCACGGAAAGCCTGTTCTCCGAAATGTTTTCCATCCTCTTCTGGGGAACCACGCTGCGATTCACCACCCTGATTGGTTTTGCACTGATCTTCTTGGCCGTGCTGATGTCGATCGTGCGTCGTTCGACAATCGTCAATCTCTTCCGCCGCGTGGAGGACTGGGTGCACGACCACCGTAAGAAGTAA
- a CDS encoding pyridoxamine 5'-phosphate oxidase family protein gives MATLTPEMKEFINNNLAWIATVSKEGQLDLGPKMSMFVLDDNHLAYHERTAGQHYKNLEDGSPLVICFANLESKKGYRFRGNVTLHSDDAIYDEQVKVAEKNGTKKPATIPVLEITEIQDLSAGANAGKTISKD, from the coding sequence ATGGCTACTCTTACCCCGGAAATGAAGGAATTCATCAACAACAATCTCGCGTGGATAGCGACCGTCAGCAAGGAAGGTCAGCTCGACCTCGGCCCGAAGATGTCGATGTTCGTGCTCGACGACAACCACCTCGCCTATCACGAGCGCACCGCCGGCCAGCACTACAAGAACCTCGAGGACGGCAGCCCACTGGTCATCTGCTTCGCCAACCTGGAGAGCAAGAAGGGCTACCGCTTCCGCGGCAACGTGACTCTGCACTCCGACGACGCGATTTACGACGAGCAGGTCAAGGTCGCCGAGAAGAACGGTACCAAGAAGCCCGCCACCATTCCGGTGCTTGAGATCACCGAGATTCAGGACCTCTCCGCTGGCGCCAACGCCGGCAAGACCATCAGCAAGGACTGA